The Sediminicola sp. YIK13 genomic sequence AAAAATAAGTGTCTTTTTGAGAATTATCCATGAAATATTGAAAATAATTTGTAATATTGCTTTGTTATTAGTTATCACACTTACCATCAAGGGGATATCATTATCTAGTAATACCCAAATTACAATACACTTCAAATTTTCAATTCAAGTATAATTTATTCAACACTTAATGTTTGAAATTTCAGATTTAAAATCAAAAAAGCTTCCTGAGCTTCAGGATATAGCTAAGGGTTTAAATGTTTCCAAGTACAAAACCCTAAAAAAATTGGACCTAGTTTATCAAATACTAGATGTTCAGGCCTCCAATCCAAAGGCTACAGAGACCATACTAGCCTCCACCACTTCCAATAGTGAGGAGCAAATAGATTCCAAACCAAAAAGATCTAGGGTCTTAAAAGAAAAAAGCACTGCGGTAAAAGGGGAACGTAAACCAGAAAGGCGTGCAAGTACTCCAAAGGACTCCAATGAGACTCCAAAAGAGGACACCAGCAACAATCCAAAACCTGAGAAAACCAGCAATAGGACTGAAAAAACGGATAGCGCACCTACAGAAAGAAGGCCAAGACCACGTCCACAGCACAGCACACCAAAAGAAGCGCACGTAAAAAAGGAACATCCGAAAAGTGCCGCGCCTCATAAGAACTTAAATAAAAAACCTGTTCACCAAAAACAGGACAAGAACAACAGTAACTTTGATAAGGACCTAAAAAACAGGTACAAGGAACCCGAATATGAATTTGATAGTATCATTGAAAGTGAAGGTGTTCTGGATATCATGCAAGATGGTTATGGATTTTTGAGGTCTTCTGACTACAACTACCTATCATCACCTGATGACATCTATGTTTCCCAATCCCAAATTAAATTATTTGGATTGAAAACTGGGGATACCGTTCTTGGTAATGTACGTCCACCCAAAGAGGGAGAAAAATATTTCCCCCTAATCAAGGTGAACAAAATAAATGGCTTAGATCCACAAATTGTTAGGGACAGAGTGTCTTTTGAGCATTTGACCCCATTGTTTCCACAAGAAAAATTTAATCTTGCAGAAAGACAAAGCACCATATCTACACGAATCATAGACTTGTTCTCCCCTATTGGAAAAGGACAAAGAGGAATGATTGTAGCACAGCCTAAAACGGGTAAAACGATGTTATTGAAAGACATCGCCAACGGAATTGCAGCGAACCACCCAGAAGTTTACCAAATCGTTTTATTGATCGATGAACGTCCCGAGGAAGTAACTGATATGCAGCGTAACGTACGGGGAGAAGTTATTGCTTCTACCTTTGACAAGGAGGCCACGGAACATGTAAGGGTTGCAAACATTGTTTTGGAAAAAGCAAAACGCTTGGTAGAATGCGGCCATGACGTGGTTATCCTATTAGACTCCATCACACGTTTGGCAAGAGCATACAACACAGTTCAACCAGCCTCTGGTAAGGTTTTGAGTGGTGGTGTAGATGCCAATGCCCTGCACAAACCAAAAAGATTCTTTGGTGCCGCCCGTAATATTGAAAATGGTGGATCTTTATCCATCATCGCAACAGCACTTACGGAAACAGGTTCTAAAATGGACGAGGTGATCTTTGAAGAATTCAAAGGAACAGGTAACATGGAACTTCAATTGGATCGAAAGATATCTAACCGAAGAATATTCCCAGCAATTGACCTTACATCATCAAGCACACGTAGAGATGATCTATTATTGGATGAGAACACCATCCAACGCATGTGGATCTTGCGCAAATACCTTGCAGATATGAATCCGGTAGAAGCGATGGAATTCATTGAGCAACGCATCAAACAGACCAAAAACAACGAGGAATTTTTATTGACCATGAATCAATAAGACCAACCCTCATAGAATTTAAAACTCCAATAACAAATAGCTGTTATTGGAGTTTTTTTTTACGAACAACCTCCACCCTATTGCCACTTTTCCATAGCGAAATTCAACAATTAAATATTACTGCTCATGGGCAAACCGTAGATTTGTCATTTGTATTTGAGCTAAAAATTTGCTATTTTAAGATAATACTGACACAATTTCACCCTTATTTTAGCAAACGATAACCGTTTTTGAAGAATTTTTGGAATTTTCCCAAACCTATCATCGTACGAATAACGTACTCTAAGCGCTTTGTATAACTATTTCTTATAGTTATTGCATCTACCAAAGCCACACTCTATCATCAAAATGTCAGCCTCGCATGGTAATTGTTCCATCAGGGCTGTAATATTAATATTAACTAAAAAATCTAAATGAAAGTATTAGTCATAGGCGCAGGAAACATGGGTCTAACATATGCGGAAGCTATGTCAAAGTCGAAATTATTGAAAAAAAGAAATTTAATGATTTTGGACAGTTCCCCTGAAAAAATCCTATCCCTTAAGAAAATTTTACATTTCGACGTATTTGAAAACCTAGAGGATTGCCTGCCAAAGGCAGATTTAATCTTCATAGCGGTTAAGCCTTATCACAGTGAGGAGTTATTCGCAAAAATAAAATCATTGGCCAACCCGGGACAAATTGTTATTTCCATTATGGCCGGGGTAACCATCGGTACCATGCAAGAATCGATGGGTATTCCAAAAGTTGTGAGGGCTATGCCAAACTTACCGGCACAAATCGGCAAAGGGGTTACATCTTACACCGCATCCAAGGAAGTTTCACGAATAGAACTTTTAACCATAGAAAACCTATTGGACACTACAGGTAAATCCATATTTGTAAGTTCAGAGAAATTTATTGATGCCTCAACAGGCATATCGGGTAGTGGTCCTGCATACGTTTTTTACTTCATGCAAAGTATGATGGAGGCGGCTTTAAAAATGGGCTTCTCGGCCAATGACAGTAAAGTCTTGGTGAGCAAAACCTTTGAAGGTGCAGTAGACTTGTTCAATCAATCAGATCTATCCCCAAATTCTTGGATGGATCGGGTAGCTTCCAAAGGTGGTACTACAAGGGCCGCTTTAGATTCTATGGACGACAATAATGTAAAGGAATTAATCAAAGAAGCCGCGTATTCAGCATTTAATAGAGCTGTTGAACTAGGCGAAGAAAAATAAATCATGTATAAACAAAGAGTAGTTATAAAGGTTGGTACAAACGTAATGACCAACAAAGACAACAGAATTGTAAAACCCGTGCTGGACCATCTGGTGCAACAGATAGCAGAACTTTACGAACAGGACATCATGTCCATTTTAGTCTCATCTGGATCTGTAATAGCCGGTATGGAAGTCATGGGAGAGAGCAAAATAACAGATAAAGGTACTAGAAGGCAGGTATATTCTGCCATAGGACAACCTAGGATGATGCGTCATTACTATAATATCTTCCAGGACTACGGCATGAAATGTGCCCAAGTATTGGCCACTAAACGGGATTTTAATCCTGGAAACCACAGGGAAAATATGATCAACTGTTACGAGGGCCTCATTTCAGAAGGTGTTGTCCCAATTGCCAATGAGGATGATGCAGTGACCTTGACAGATTCCATGTTTTCAGACAATGACGAACTGGCAAGTTTGGTCGCAGAATTGACCAAAGCGGACAAACTGATCATATTGACAGATACAGACGGACTTTACACGGGTCATCCGGACGATGAGGACACTGAGGTCATAAAAAATGTAACTGTAGACCAAAATGTTGAGAAATACATTAAAACCATAAAAAAAGGTGAAGCTGAAGGTCGAGGCGGAATGGGCTCTAAATTAAATATTGCCAAAATGACCGCCAATAAAAATATCCCAACTTACATTGCCAACGGAAAAAGAAAGAATGTTATTTTGGATATAATTGACGGCAAGAATGTTGGTACAAAAATTACAGTCTAATTTTAAAAAATATTAATGAAATTATTACAGACAGATATAAAAAATAAAGTATTGAAATCCATGATGACCATCTTGGATAGAAAAAGGGAGGCAATTATTGCTGCCAACAAAAAGGACCTCGATCTTTTTGACAAAAGCGATAGGGCCATGTACGACCGACTCATTGTCAACGACAAAAAAGTGGATGGGATGATCCAGTCCATCAAGGAGGTCATGCAGCAGGAAGATCCTGTGGGAAAAATAAAATCTGAGCGGATTCTGGAGAACGATTTAAAGATTCAGAACAAAACAGCTCCATTTGGCACCATCATGATCATTTATGAATCTAGGCCCGATGTAACCATAGAAGCAGCTGTATTGGCCTTTAAAGCCAATAACAAAATTCTTCTAAAGGGAGGAAAGGAAGCCCTACATAGCAACCAAATATTGGAATCTTGCTGGCACGAGGCTCTAAAAGAGAACAAGCTGGATACGGATTGGATCAAATTGATGCACATGAACAGGGCGGAAACTCAGGAATTTCTGAAAAATCCATCTGAAAAATTAGATTTAATCGTTCCAAGAGGAGGAGAACGCCTAATTGCCTTTGTAAAAGAGCATGCAAAATGTGCCGTACTGATCAGTGGCCGAGGTAATAACTTTTTATATGTAAGCAAGGATGCCAATTGGGATCAAAGCCTAAATGTTATCCTCAATGCCAAAACTGATAAAATTTCCGCTTGTAACGCCTTGGATAAAATATTGGTGGACACCAACATAGATGGTTATGCAGATAAGGTAAAAGACCTCAAAAAGGTATTGAATGACAATGGAGTGTCAATTTTAGTGGACGACAAAATTGGAAAGATTTTGCCCAATGAGGAAGCGATAGAAGACGAAGCGATCTGGCATCAGGAATTTTTGGCCATGAAATGCTGTCTTGGCGCAGTAGATACTTTGGATGAAGCCATTCAAAAGATAAACAAGTATTCCGGTGGTCATTCGGCAACCATTATGACAAACCAGACCGATGCAGCCATGGAATTTATGGATCAGGTAGATAGTGCTGCCGTGTACCACAATGCTTCCACTAGATTTACCGATGGCGGTCAAATGGGTGTTGGGGCAGAATTGGCTATCAGCACGGACAAATTGCACCATAGAGGTCCGTTAGGATTGGAACAATTGGTCACCAATAAATATTATGTTTTTGGTGATGGACAAATCAGAGTTTAAAACTCAATGAGTTCCATCAAAAAAAGCCTCGTAAAACGAGGCTTTTTTTATATGATAAAGCTACAGTAAATTATAAGGTAGCTACTTTCTTCATTAGGTTGCTCTTAAGGTTTGCAGCCTTATTAGCGTGAATGATTTTGCGTTTCGCCAATTTATCGATCATCCCAACAACAGTTGGCAACAATGTTTCAGCAGCTTTCTTATCTTCCTCGCCACGCAATTTTTTAATTGCATTACGGGTAGTTTTGTGCTGGTACCTGTTACGCAAACGCACTGCTTCGTTTCTTCTAATTCTCTTTAATGCTGACTTGTGATTTGCCATTTTATCTTATTGTTATGTTTTTAAAGGGACCTAAGGTCCTTAATCAAATGTGTAGTCCGTAGGGGAATCGAACCCCTGTTACCAGGATGAAAACCTGGCGTCCTAACCCCTAGACGAACGGACCATTATTTTTGGTATCATGAATTGCATTTTTAACAAAAACAACTCCCAAAAAATATTTCAAATTAAACTTGTAGTCCGTAGGGGAATCGAACCCCTGTTACCAGGATGAAAACCTGGCGTCCTAACCCCTAGACGAACGGACCATTACATTGCGTAATTGCGGATGCAAAAATACAATTATTTTTTACTATTGCAACACCTACAGAATATTTTTTTAATTTTTAATATGCCTTCGCAAACAATACCCTTTTTGTTGCGGGTTTTCCTGTAACCATGCAACTTCCAACCTCGTCCTTTGCATCTATTGGAATACAACGTATTGTTGCTTTAGTCTCTTCTTTTATTTTATCTTCTGTTTCAAGTGTTCCGTCCCAAAAGGCAGAAACGAATCCTCCCTTATTTTCCAGTACCTCCTTAAACTCATCATAAGAGTTTACCTCTGTGATATGTGTTTTTCTATGGTCGAGCGCCTTTTGGAATATATTGCGTTGCATATCCTCCATTAAGAATTCAATTTTGGCGACTACCTCATCAGCGTTTACGGTTTCCTTTTCCAAGGTATCCCTTCTGGCTACTTCATAAGTCCCGTTATCCATGTCGCGTTGGCCAATAGCCAAACGAACTGGAACCCCTTTTAATTCATATTCATTAAACTTGAAGCCCGGTTTGTGGGTGTCCCTGTTATCAAATTTCACAGAAATACCTTTTGAGCGCAATTCCTTTACCAATGGCGCCACTCTATCAGAAATGGCGTCCAATTGCTCCTCTCCTTTATATATAGGTACAATCACTACTTGGATAGGGGCTAATTTTGGAGGTAGCACCAACCCATTATCATCACTATGGGTCATCACCAAGGCACCCATCAATCGAGTGGAAGCACCCCAGGAGGTTGCCCATACATATTCTTGGTTTCCTTCTTTAGTGGCAAATTTTACATCAAAGGCCTTGGCAAAATTCTGACCTAGAAAATGTGAAGTACCTGCTTGTAGCGCCTTTCCATCTTGCATCAACGCCTCTATACAATAGGTTTCCACAGCTCCGGCAAAACGTTCACTTTCAGTTTTAATTCCTTTTATAACTGGCATTGCCATATGTTCCTCGGCAAATTCCGCATAAATATTCATCATTTGTTCTGCTTCGGCAATAGCCTCTTTTTCAGTGGCATGAGCAGTGTGCCCCTCTTGCCATAAAAATTCAGCTGTCCTTAAAAACAATCGAGTCCTCATCTCCCAACGCACCACATTGGCCCATTGATTGATCAATAGCGGTAAATCTCGGTAAGACTGTATCCATCTTCTATATGTATCCCAAATAATAGTTTCTGAGGTAGGCCTAACGATAAGTTCCTCTTCCAATTTGGCATCTGGATCTACAATGATTCCACTACCATCTTCAGCATTCTTTAACCTGTAATGGGTGACTACGGCGCATTCCTTAGCAAAACCCGCAACATGACTTGCCTCTTTACTCAAATATGATTTTGGTATGAACAATGGAAAATATGCATTTTCATGTCCCGTTTCCTTAAACATTTTATCTAACTGGGCCTGCATCTTTTCCCAAATAGCAAAACCATAAGGTTTTATAACCATACAACCCCTAACTCCCGAATTCTCAGCGAGATCGGCTTTTACAACAAGTTCATTATACCATTTGGAATAATCTTCTGCTCTTTTCGTTAAATTTTTACCCATATTAGTAAGTTTGGCACAAAACTTGCGACTTTATTCTTATAAAAAAATAGTTCGGCAAAACTAACTATTTTTACTATGTTCAACAATTAAATTTACAACGATGATACAAACAGCACCCCTCAAAAAAATTAGAATGGCATCCTTACTTGCCCTGATAGGCATTTTAGGGGTCTCCTGTGGGTCTTACCAACAGGCATCGTACTATAATGATGGCATATATTCGGACAACAGCAGACCTGCTGTTGAATCTAGATCACGTGTTGCTGTCCAAGAGCCACAACAAAATGAAACCAATATGTACGGGGAGTATTTTGGACAAAAGGCCAATGAATACCAAGACATTCTGGAAAGCGAAGTATTTACCGATGTAGATGGTTATTACAGTAATGCCGAACAGGATAATTCAGACGTAAACCAAGATGATAACTACGACGCATACAATAACACCTACAACGGTCAACCAGGATGGGGAGATAACCCACAATCAGTAAGTATTAATATTTATGACAATAACTGGGGCTGGGGAAACCCTTGGTTATGGAACGATCCTTGGTTATGGAATGGCGGTTTTGGATATAACAACTGGGCCTGGGGTAATCCTTGGCGCTGGAATCGTGGATACAGATGGAACAACTGGGGCGGAGGCTTTGGTTGGGGCGGAGGCTTTGGCTGGGGCGGAGGCTTCGGTTGGGGCGGAGGCTTCGGTTGGGGCGGAGGCTTCGGTTGGGGCGGCGTCTACGGATGGAATAATTGGGGCTGGGGAGGCTATGGAGGCTTTTATGGCAACAATTTCTATACGAATTACAACAGGGCATACGGCTTTAACAGCGGAAGAAGAGGCTATTACAATGGTATCAATTCTGTTCGAGACCTTAATTCCACTGCGCTTAGGGGCAGGTCTAATTTGACCACCTCCAGTACTAGGGGTAACAATCCCAGGTACAGAAGCAGTACCAATAGATCCAACATCAACAGCAGGAGCACCACGGCTAGAAATTCAAGTACGTACAGGAGCGGAACTTCAGCTAGAAGAACGGTCGGAGTAGATGCTGCACAAAGGAATAGGTCTTACCGAACCAGTAGAAGTTCAAGAACTTCACCAAGGTATAATAATAGTGCAAGGAGTTCCCAAACATATAGAGGCACCTCACCACAGAGGAACTCTTACCAAAGATCTACGCAAAGAAGCAGCAATTATTCAAGATCCTCTTACCCAAGTTCAAGCAGGTCTAGTGGGGCAGTTAGGAGCAGTGGCAGGAGTAGCTCCAGAAGTTCTGGGAACGTACGCAGTTCAGGGAGAAGTAGCTCCAGAAGTTCTGGCAATGTCAGAAGTTCCGGCGGCAGTAGCTCCAGAAGTTCTGGAAGTGTAAGAAGTTCTGGCGGAAGCTCTAGGAGTTCTGGAAGTGTAAGAAGTTCTGGCGGAAGCTCTAGGAGCTCTGGTGGATCCTCATCTAGAGGAAGAGGATAATAAATCCATTACGTTCAAACTTAAACTTTAAAAAATGAAAAGGAAATTCACTTTACTAATGGTATTTGCATGCCTCATCTCAAATGCCCAGAACATTACAGATGTACTTAGATATAGCACGGAAAATATACAGGGAACAGGAAGATTCCAAGGACTTAGTGGGGCATTTGGTGCTTTAGGAGGAGATTTGTCGGCATTAAATGTGAATCCTGCGGGATCTGCCGTTTTCAACAATGGTCAGTTTTCGGTTTCCGCATCCAATTATTACAGGAACAACAAGGCCAACTATTTTAACAGCACTTCTTCATCGGATATAAACTCATTGGAAATCAACCAATTGGGAGTTGTATTTGTTTTTAACAATACGAATCCTAATACAGACTGGAAAAAAGTTTCCCTGGCCTTGAACTACGATTTGGTTCAAAACTATGACGATGATGTTTTTATATCGGGAACTAGTAATCAAGGTATTGATAATTACTTTTTAAATTTTGCACAAGGTGTTCCTTTTGGCCCCTTATTAATACAAGATGGGGAATTTATCGAGGAAGCCTATTTGGACATTGGATCTAGCCTGGGCTTTGTGGATCAACAAGCATTTCTTGGATACTACGGTGGTATAATAGATCCTGTAGATGAAAATGATAACAATACTGCCTATATCTCCAATGCGCAATACAGTACGGTAAATCAACGTTATTTTAAGAGCACTTCTGGATACAATAGCAAGTTTACTGTGAACCTTGCCACGCAATACCAGGACAACTTATATTTTGGGGCCTCTTTAAATTTTCACAATGTTTTCTACAACCAATTGACAACCCTCAGGGAAAGTGGATATGATAGTGATTCTGAAATACAACTCACCACTTTCGATAATCTCTTGCGCACAGAAGGCGCAGGATTTAGTTTGAGTTTGGGAGGAATTGCCAAATTGAACGAAAATGTTAGGATTGGGGGAAGCTACCAATCCCCTACTTGGTACCGATTGACAGATGATACTGCCCAAAGAATAAGTTCGGATTTAGCGGATAGCGATATAGGGTTCATCAATTTCAACATTGTGAATCTTTTTGAGCGCTATACCATTAAAACACCTGCCAAAGTAACGGGAAGTTTGGCGATCATCTTTGGAAAAGACGGATTATTGAGCTTCGATTATAGCTATCAAGATATGTCCCAAGCGGAATTGAGACCTACCAATGACCCAGCCTTCCAATCCGAAAATGCATTTATTAGCAATGCACTTGGTGGTGTTTCTTCCTTTAGATTAGGTGGGGAATACAGAATTGACCAGGTAAGTTTAAGGGCAGGTTACAGATACGAGCAAAGCCCGTACAAAAATGGGTTCACTGTTGGCGACCTCAATGGCTATTCGGCAGGATTAGGGTATAACTTTGGTGTCAGCAGATTGGATCTTGCCTATAATAAATCGGAGCAAGATATAGATCAACAATTGTACAGTACTGGATTGAATACCCCTGCAGCTATCAACAATAGAAACAGCAATATAACGCTCGGATACACCTTAAATTTCTAAGAAATATAAAAGGACGAGCCACAAAAAAAACCAGCGATTGCTGGTTTTTTTGTTATCTGACCAGGGAGAAATGGGTCCTTAATGATTTTGCCACTATAATACCTTGTTCGTCCCTAGAATATTCTATCCTAAACCAATAATCAGAGGAAGGCATTGGTTTTCCAATATAAGTACCATCCCAGCCCAAGGTATTCTGTTCCATTTGTTTTAATAATTTCCCATACCGATCAAAAATAAAAATAACCGGGCTTACCAATGTTTCTATCCCTTTAATATTCCAGAAATCATTAACACCATCGGCATTGGGCGTAAAAAATTTAGGGTAACCTACCACCAAAAAAGGAATTGGGTCTGTGGTTCCGCACCCATTCTTATCATTGATTATGACCGTGTTTACTCCTGGTGGCACATCGAGGAATATTGAAGAATCTTGAAATTCACCCCCATTGATGGCATATTCATACGATCCATCGCCGTTTACAACTATTTCAATATTATTGCTGTCCGACATGTCATCAAGGATAATCACTTCATCCAAAACCG encodes the following:
- the rho gene encoding transcription termination factor Rho, translated to MFEISDLKSKKLPELQDIAKGLNVSKYKTLKKLDLVYQILDVQASNPKATETILASTTSNSEEQIDSKPKRSRVLKEKSTAVKGERKPERRASTPKDSNETPKEDTSNNPKPEKTSNRTEKTDSAPTERRPRPRPQHSTPKEAHVKKEHPKSAAPHKNLNKKPVHQKQDKNNSNFDKDLKNRYKEPEYEFDSIIESEGVLDIMQDGYGFLRSSDYNYLSSPDDIYVSQSQIKLFGLKTGDTVLGNVRPPKEGEKYFPLIKVNKINGLDPQIVRDRVSFEHLTPLFPQEKFNLAERQSTISTRIIDLFSPIGKGQRGMIVAQPKTGKTMLLKDIANGIAANHPEVYQIVLLIDERPEEVTDMQRNVRGEVIASTFDKEATEHVRVANIVLEKAKRLVECGHDVVILLDSITRLARAYNTVQPASGKVLSGGVDANALHKPKRFFGAARNIENGGSLSIIATALTETGSKMDEVIFEEFKGTGNMELQLDRKISNRRIFPAIDLTSSSTRRDDLLLDENTIQRMWILRKYLADMNPVEAMEFIEQRIKQTKNNEEFLLTMNQ
- the proC gene encoding pyrroline-5-carboxylate reductase codes for the protein MKVLVIGAGNMGLTYAEAMSKSKLLKKRNLMILDSSPEKILSLKKILHFDVFENLEDCLPKADLIFIAVKPYHSEELFAKIKSLANPGQIVISIMAGVTIGTMQESMGIPKVVRAMPNLPAQIGKGVTSYTASKEVSRIELLTIENLLDTTGKSIFVSSEKFIDASTGISGSGPAYVFYFMQSMMEAALKMGFSANDSKVLVSKTFEGAVDLFNQSDLSPNSWMDRVASKGGTTRAALDSMDDNNVKELIKEAAYSAFNRAVELGEEK
- the proB gene encoding glutamate 5-kinase, which encodes MYKQRVVIKVGTNVMTNKDNRIVKPVLDHLVQQIAELYEQDIMSILVSSGSVIAGMEVMGESKITDKGTRRQVYSAIGQPRMMRHYYNIFQDYGMKCAQVLATKRDFNPGNHRENMINCYEGLISEGVVPIANEDDAVTLTDSMFSDNDELASLVAELTKADKLIILTDTDGLYTGHPDDEDTEVIKNVTVDQNVEKYIKTIKKGEAEGRGGMGSKLNIAKMTANKNIPTYIANGKRKNVILDIIDGKNVGTKITV
- a CDS encoding glutamate-5-semialdehyde dehydrogenase, whose translation is MKLLQTDIKNKVLKSMMTILDRKREAIIAANKKDLDLFDKSDRAMYDRLIVNDKKVDGMIQSIKEVMQQEDPVGKIKSERILENDLKIQNKTAPFGTIMIIYESRPDVTIEAAVLAFKANNKILLKGGKEALHSNQILESCWHEALKENKLDTDWIKLMHMNRAETQEFLKNPSEKLDLIVPRGGERLIAFVKEHAKCAVLISGRGNNFLYVSKDANWDQSLNVILNAKTDKISACNALDKILVDTNIDGYADKVKDLKKVLNDNGVSILVDDKIGKILPNEEAIEDEAIWHQEFLAMKCCLGAVDTLDEAIQKINKYSGGHSATIMTNQTDAAMEFMDQVDSAAVYHNASTRFTDGGQMGVGAELAISTDKLHHRGPLGLEQLVTNKYYVFGDGQIRV
- the rpsT gene encoding 30S ribosomal protein S20; translated protein: MANHKSALKRIRRNEAVRLRNRYQHKTTRNAIKKLRGEEDKKAAETLLPTVVGMIDKLAKRKIIHANKAANLKSNLMKKVATL
- the proS gene encoding proline--tRNA ligase, with the protein product MGKNLTKRAEDYSKWYNELVVKADLAENSGVRGCMVIKPYGFAIWEKMQAQLDKMFKETGHENAYFPLFIPKSYLSKEASHVAGFAKECAVVTHYRLKNAEDGSGIIVDPDAKLEEELIVRPTSETIIWDTYRRWIQSYRDLPLLINQWANVVRWEMRTRLFLRTAEFLWQEGHTAHATEKEAIAEAEQMMNIYAEFAEEHMAMPVIKGIKTESERFAGAVETYCIEALMQDGKALQAGTSHFLGQNFAKAFDVKFATKEGNQEYVWATSWGASTRLMGALVMTHSDDNGLVLPPKLAPIQVVIVPIYKGEEQLDAISDRVAPLVKELRSKGISVKFDNRDTHKPGFKFNEYELKGVPVRLAIGQRDMDNGTYEVARRDTLEKETVNADEVVAKIEFLMEDMQRNIFQKALDHRKTHITEVNSYDEFKEVLENKGGFVSAFWDGTLETEDKIKEETKATIRCIPIDAKDEVGSCMVTGKPATKRVLFAKAY
- a CDS encoding OmpP1/FadL family transporter, with translation MKRKFTLLMVFACLISNAQNITDVLRYSTENIQGTGRFQGLSGAFGALGGDLSALNVNPAGSAVFNNGQFSVSASNYYRNNKANYFNSTSSSDINSLEINQLGVVFVFNNTNPNTDWKKVSLALNYDLVQNYDDDVFISGTSNQGIDNYFLNFAQGVPFGPLLIQDGEFIEEAYLDIGSSLGFVDQQAFLGYYGGIIDPVDENDNNTAYISNAQYSTVNQRYFKSTSGYNSKFTVNLATQYQDNLYFGASLNFHNVFYNQLTTLRESGYDSDSEIQLTTFDNLLRTEGAGFSLSLGGIAKLNENVRIGGSYQSPTWYRLTDDTAQRISSDLADSDIGFINFNIVNLFERYTIKTPAKVTGSLAIIFGKDGLLSFDYSYQDMSQAELRPTNDPAFQSENAFISNALGGVSSFRLGGEYRIDQVSLRAGYRYEQSPYKNGFTVGDLNGYSAGLGYNFGVSRLDLAYNKSEQDIDQQLYSTGLNTPAAINNRNSNITLGYTLNF